Proteins encoded in a region of the Gallalistipes aquisgranensis genome:
- a CDS encoding RagB/SusD family nutrient uptake outer membrane protein — protein sequence MKKISILFASAALASSCAMNDIPLENMPPEIAFRDSLRVEMFVNELYAYLHTGQSYNRLGSGGTGGSMFDCVTDLAVYTPVRNQPEVNKFTQGTLNASASGNPDARWAEIYQAIRKCNVVLDNIDYAVNVSQERKNRFIGEATLHKAIQHFEAIRRFGGIPIMDDILDMTGNINIPRSTFEASVKYVVELCDRAAPLLPTRYADNDYGRLTRGAAYGLKARVLLYAASPLYNENPVPGSTELQRYASPDHERWKYAADAALQVIDLKNSDGSPAHSLFRPYSRLFFTRAGNYESLIMKQQGLTNSVEKANGPSGYQNARGNTNATLELVNMYETKNGLLPADDPDYDPQKPYENRDERFNTSILYSGAQLWGRSVETFEGGMDYPASSGVKGCVTGFMMYKHIDPQTSIVSPEKTTYHDWPILRYADVLLIYAEAMNEYMGMGDDDPVTEERIYECVNEVRDRAGLPPVSGLTRGEMRTLIHRERAVEFAFEESRYGDLKRWREAEVVLNRPVHGVKVTKSGSEIRYDYTVDGDSIVIEDRVFPMKFYYYPIPQSELDKNTALVQNPNW from the coding sequence ATGAAGAAAATAAGCATATTATTCGCGTCGGCGGCACTCGCCTCCTCCTGCGCCATGAACGACATTCCGCTGGAGAACATGCCGCCCGAGATCGCTTTCCGGGACAGTCTCCGGGTAGAGATGTTCGTCAACGAACTCTACGCCTACCTCCATACCGGACAGAGTTACAACCGGCTGGGAAGCGGCGGTACGGGCGGTTCCATGTTCGACTGCGTGACCGACCTGGCCGTCTATACTCCCGTACGCAATCAGCCCGAGGTGAACAAGTTCACCCAGGGTACCCTGAACGCCTCTGCCTCGGGCAATCCCGACGCCCGCTGGGCGGAGATCTACCAGGCGATCCGCAAATGCAACGTGGTGCTCGACAACATAGATTATGCCGTGAACGTCTCGCAGGAGCGGAAGAACCGGTTCATCGGTGAGGCTACGCTGCACAAGGCGATCCAGCACTTCGAGGCGATCCGGCGTTTCGGCGGTATCCCCATCATGGACGACATATTGGACATGACGGGCAATATCAACATTCCGCGCAGTACGTTCGAAGCCTCTGTAAAATATGTGGTGGAACTGTGCGACAGGGCGGCTCCGTTGCTTCCCACCCGCTACGCCGACAACGACTACGGACGCCTGACCCGCGGTGCTGCCTACGGCTTGAAGGCCCGTGTCCTCCTCTATGCGGCCAGCCCGCTCTACAACGAGAATCCGGTTCCGGGTTCGACCGAACTTCAGCGTTACGCTTCGCCCGACCACGAGCGGTGGAAATATGCGGCCGATGCCGCCCTGCAGGTGATCGACCTGAAAAATTCGGACGGCTCTCCGGCCCACAGCCTTTTCCGTCCCTATTCGCGCCTTTTCTTTACCCGTGCAGGGAACTACGAGTCTCTCATCATGAAACAGCAGGGTCTGACCAACAGCGTAGAGAAGGCGAACGGGCCTTCCGGTTACCAGAACGCCCGCGGCAATACGAACGCCACGCTGGAGCTGGTGAATATGTACGAGACGAAAAACGGTCTGCTGCCGGCGGACGATCCCGATTACGATCCGCAGAAGCCATACGAGAACCGCGACGAGCGTTTCAATACGAGCATACTGTACAGCGGCGCCCAACTTTGGGGCCGGTCCGTGGAGACGTTCGAAGGCGGAATGGACTATCCTGCCTCCAGCGGCGTGAAGGGATGCGTAACGGGATTCATGATGTACAAGCACATCGACCCCCAGACCAGTATCGTCAGTCCTGAAAAGACGACCTATCACGACTGGCCCATCCTGCGTTATGCAGACGTCCTGCTGATATATGCCGAGGCGATGAACGAATACATGGGCATGGGCGACGACGACCCGGTGACGGAAGAGCGGATTTACGAATGTGTGAACGAAGTGAGGGACCGGGCGGGGCTGCCTCCCGTGTCGGGGCTCACGCGCGGGGAGATGCGGACGCTGATCCACCGCGAACGTGCCGTGGAGTTCGCTTTCGAGGAGTCCCGTTACGGCGACCTCAAACGCTGGAGGGAGGCCGAAGTGGTGCTCAACCGTCCCGTTCACGGTGTGAAGGTCACGAAATCGGGTAGCGAAATCCGTTACGACTATACGGTCGACGGCGATTCGATCGTGATCGAGGACCGCGTGTTCCCCATGAAGTTCTACTATTATCCGATTCCCCAGTCCGAACTCGACAAGAACACGGCGCTGGTGCAGAATCCGAACTGGTAA
- a CDS encoding SusC/RagA family TonB-linked outer membrane protein, protein MKNFLLIFMIALMGMGISSPLYAQKVTVTGRIVDAAEKPVFGASIVEKGTSTGVMSDKDGRYKITVSGEKSVLVFSFIGYATQEIAVGAKTRIDVVLAEETLDMEEVVVVGYGVQRKASVVGAISTADARDIQKTGTTNLTQAIGGRIAGVMTKSSGGRPGDDDASIFIRGRASYASGGSSPLVLVDGVEREFSQIDPEDIENFSVLKDASATAVFGVRGANGVILITTKRGESAKPTVDLRASVTLSTPIRLPKKLGSYDYARLMNEALVNVGETPLYTPHDLEMYRTGASPYTHPDNDYFEDMLKDFTTKQQYNMVVRGGTPFVRYYVSANFLDERGIYNTFDNNNYETNVYFRRYGLRSNLDFNVTRTTTLGIDLSGRLEERHNNGYGDNLYQSLVRTPPNYFNYINPNGSLGGNLNLVNPYAALSRYGYDHSKRNVFEAVVKLNQNLDAMTKGLSARAMFGFVSSMRSRRDLNEKPELWKYDKDGNYSVVQDEESITIETSAGPHTRDFTVEAAVNYDRKFGNHAVTGLLAYNRLQNFNNANLPIGYVNYVGRVTYAYKNKYLAEFNAGYNGSMQFSKDKRYGFFPAFSAGWVVSEENFWGKNAKTFNYLKIRGAYGEVGNDKIGSDTYYYLQTYPQLTANRVSFGGTNQAENRIYEGKEGNSEVGWERARKANVGLDMKFFNQRLSLTVDAFYEHRTGILDHDETISTIYGMLDPSDSDKGFPPQNIGEVKNRGFEIELGYDDHVGKFNYYVRGNFSFARNKIVKLKESPVTYPWMSKIGTPIGQRFGLICDGFYNSYEEIAALPSGFSSNLKPGDLKYRDVNGDGRTDSYDLYPIGSTGLPEIFYGFTLGGEWKGLDFSIFFQGAANSDIYVNGYGYWEFVNQSGVMEHHLGRWTPENKDHATYPSLSPASSEQNHRLSTFWLKNGAYLRLKNVQIGYSLPQRWVKKIGMSNLRIYLSGTNLLTFSEFKEYDPESNDGDGSAYPQMSQYSMGLSIKF, encoded by the coding sequence ATGAAGAACTTTTTATTGATATTCATGATAGCGCTGATGGGGATGGGGATCAGTTCGCCACTCTATGCGCAGAAAGTTACCGTCACGGGACGCATCGTCGATGCCGCCGAAAAACCCGTGTTCGGCGCCAGCATCGTCGAAAAGGGAACTTCCACCGGTGTGATGAGCGACAAGGACGGAAGGTACAAGATCACGGTCTCCGGAGAGAAGAGCGTGCTGGTGTTCAGTTTCATCGGTTATGCCACGCAGGAGATCGCCGTGGGGGCGAAGACCCGGATCGACGTGGTCCTTGCGGAAGAGACCCTCGACATGGAAGAGGTGGTCGTGGTCGGATACGGCGTTCAGCGGAAAGCCTCCGTGGTGGGTGCCATCTCTACGGCCGATGCACGGGATATTCAGAAGACGGGTACCACCAACCTGACCCAGGCGATCGGCGGGCGTATCGCCGGTGTGATGACCAAATCCTCGGGAGGACGGCCCGGTGACGACGACGCCTCGATCTTTATCCGGGGCCGGGCCTCCTACGCTTCGGGCGGTTCTTCGCCGCTGGTGCTGGTGGACGGAGTGGAACGAGAGTTCTCCCAGATCGACCCCGAGGACATCGAGAACTTCTCGGTGCTGAAAGACGCTTCGGCCACGGCCGTGTTCGGTGTGCGGGGTGCCAACGGTGTGATCCTGATTACGACCAAACGCGGTGAGTCGGCCAAGCCGACCGTGGACCTGAGGGCTTCGGTGACGCTCAGCACCCCGATCCGCCTGCCGAAGAAACTGGGCTCCTACGACTATGCCCGCCTGATGAACGAGGCGTTGGTCAATGTCGGCGAGACGCCCCTGTACACGCCCCACGATCTGGAGATGTACCGTACCGGTGCCAGTCCCTACACGCACCCCGACAACGACTATTTCGAGGACATGCTCAAGGATTTCACCACCAAACAGCAGTATAACATGGTGGTAAGGGGCGGCACGCCGTTCGTACGCTATTACGTTTCCGCGAATTTCCTCGACGAGCGCGGTATCTACAATACGTTCGACAACAACAACTACGAAACCAACGTCTATTTCCGCCGGTACGGCCTGCGTTCCAATCTCGACTTCAACGTGACCCGGACCACCACCCTGGGCATTGATCTGTCGGGCCGTCTGGAAGAGCGCCACAACAACGGATACGGCGACAACCTCTACCAGTCGCTGGTGAGGACTCCGCCCAACTATTTCAATTACATCAACCCGAACGGTTCGCTCGGCGGCAACCTGAACCTGGTGAATCCCTACGCGGCACTCTCGCGGTACGGTTACGACCACTCCAAACGGAACGTGTTCGAGGCGGTGGTGAAACTGAACCAGAATCTGGATGCCATGACCAAAGGCCTTTCGGCCCGGGCCATGTTCGGTTTCGTCTCTTCGATGCGGTCGCGTCGGGACCTGAACGAGAAACCCGAGTTGTGGAAGTATGACAAGGACGGCAATTACAGCGTGGTGCAGGATGAGGAATCCATCACCATCGAAACTTCGGCCGGACCGCATACCCGCGACTTCACCGTGGAGGCGGCCGTGAATTACGACCGCAAGTTCGGCAACCATGCCGTGACCGGGCTGCTCGCCTACAACCGGCTCCAGAATTTCAACAATGCGAACCTTCCCATCGGTTATGTGAACTACGTGGGCCGTGTGACCTATGCCTATAAGAACAAGTATCTGGCCGAGTTCAATGCCGGCTACAACGGCTCGATGCAGTTCTCCAAAGACAAGCGTTACGGATTTTTCCCCGCTTTCTCCGCCGGCTGGGTGGTGTCCGAGGAGAATTTCTGGGGAAAGAACGCGAAGACGTTCAATTATCTGAAGATCCGCGGAGCGTACGGCGAGGTGGGTAACGACAAGATCGGTTCCGATACGTATTACTATTTGCAGACCTATCCCCAGCTTACCGCCAACCGTGTCTCCTTCGGAGGGACCAACCAGGCCGAAAACCGTATTTACGAAGGCAAGGAGGGTAACAGCGAAGTGGGATGGGAGCGTGCCCGCAAGGCGAACGTCGGTTTGGACATGAAGTTCTTCAACCAGCGTCTGAGCCTGACCGTCGATGCCTTCTACGAACACCGGACGGGTATTCTGGACCACGACGAGACCATCTCCACGATTTACGGTATGCTCGACCCGTCGGATTCCGACAAGGGTTTCCCCCCGCAGAATATCGGCGAAGTGAAGAACCGCGGATTCGAGATCGAACTGGGTTACGACGACCACGTGGGCAAATTCAACTATTACGTACGGGGAAACTTCTCCTTTGCCCGCAACAAGATCGTGAAACTCAAGGAGAGCCCCGTCACCTATCCCTGGATGAGCAAGATCGGCACTCCGATCGGACAGCGTTTCGGCCTGATTTGCGACGGGTTCTACAACAGCTATGAGGAGATCGCGGCGCTGCCGTCCGGTTTTTCGAGCAACCTGAAGCCCGGCGACCTGAAATACCGCGACGTGAACGGCGACGGCCGGACCGACAGCTATGACCTCTATCCGATCGGTTCCACGGGGCTTCCCGAGATTTTCTACGGTTTCACCCTCGGCGGCGAGTGGAAAGGGCTGGATTTCTCGATCTTCTTCCAGGGAGCGGCCAATTCGGACATCTATGTGAACGGATACGGATACTGGGAGTTCGTCAACCAGAGCGGCGTGATGGAGCATCATCTGGGACGGTGGACGCCCGAAAACAAGGATCACGCCACCTATCCGAGCCTTTCGCCCGCAAGTTCCGAACAGAACCACCGCCTTTCGACCTTCTGGCTGAAGAACGGGGCCTACCTGCGGTTGAAGAACGTGCAGATCGGTTACAGCCTGCCGCAGCGCTGGGTGAAGAAGATCGGCATGTCCAACCTCAGAATCTATCTGAGCGGGACGAACCTGCTGACCTTCTCGGAGTTCAAGGAGTACGACCCCGAATCGAACGACGGTGACGGATCGGCTTACCCGCAGATGAGCCAGTATAGTATGGGTCTGAGTATCAAGTTCTAA
- a CDS encoding DUF1735 domain-containing protein, translating into MKKLVSLLLCLCSLGFTACDDEDEQMEYASIYFPLATRAGSNGLFSASFDFSRDTTFIIGAYCAGSILPPEDIVVGIEVAADSLASAAQTDAQLAGMTLLPADTYEVSPASMQAVIRKGTERGDLTFTFHTQTLDPGTQYVLPLKIVSTSHYVIAPKYQCVFFGIKKK; encoded by the coding sequence ATGAAGAAACTCGTTTCACTCCTGTTGTGCCTTTGCAGTCTCGGATTCACCGCCTGCGACGACGAGGACGAACAGATGGAATACGCCAGCATCTATTTCCCGCTGGCTACCCGGGCAGGATCGAACGGCCTGTTCTCGGCTTCGTTCGATTTCAGCCGGGATACCACCTTTATTATAGGTGCCTATTGTGCGGGCAGCATCCTGCCTCCGGAGGATATCGTGGTGGGAATCGAAGTGGCGGCCGATTCGCTGGCTTCGGCCGCGCAGACCGATGCTCAGCTGGCGGGGATGACCCTGCTTCCGGCCGACACCTACGAAGTGTCGCCCGCCTCGATGCAGGCCGTGATCCGCAAGGGGACCGAGCGCGGCGACCTGACCTTCACGTTCCATACGCAGACGCTCGATCCGGGGACCCAGTACGTGCTGCCCTTGAAGATCGTTTCGACGTCCCATTACGTGATCGCCCCGAAATACCAGTGCGTGTTTTTCGGAATCAAGAAAAAATAA
- a CDS encoding FAD-dependent oxidoreductase, which produces MKIFSAVLTICLFLCLPCIGTQLFIEAENFDQKGGWVVDPQFSDLMGSPYLMAHGMGKPVEDAVTTIYIPNAGTYHIYVRTFNWTSPWSTAPGAGRFLLRVGSRSAGNVVGATGDRWMWQKAGEMYLPQGETELRLHDLTGFNGRCDAIFLTTGSKDIPPSDPDMLDKLRRKLLNLPSRPADKGSYDLVVVGAGIAGMSAAISAARLGCRVALIHDRPIPGGNNSSEVRVHLGGRIEQQPYPALGGLQKEFGPSRAGNAKPFEYYEDHKKEQALRAEKNITYFPCFRAFKVIKKGTHIKSVVARHIENSREIVVSAPLFADCTGDGTIGFLAGARWAMGRESKAQYGEPTAPEEADSITMGTSVQWYSKLENSKTSFPEFNYGLEINESNCENVTMGEWTWETGMNYNQISQFERIRDYGLLVIYSNWSFLKNRFSSRENYAKRSLEWVAYIGGKRESRRLIGDIVLTQNDIIDYKIYPDATGSTTWSIDLHYPNEKNLANFPQGAFKSVAKHIRIHPYPIPYRCLYSCNVDNLFMAGRNISVTHVALGTVRVMRTGGILGEVVGMAATVCRRHNINPRELFPSHFPELTELMKAGVAKPDLPNNQTYNPGRWLGPKK; this is translated from the coding sequence ATGAAGATATTTTCCGCTGTTTTAACAATCTGTTTGTTTCTATGCCTTCCATGCATCGGGACCCAACTATTTATTGAAGCAGAGAATTTCGACCAAAAAGGAGGTTGGGTCGTTGATCCTCAGTTTTCCGATCTGATGGGATCACCCTATCTAATGGCCCACGGAATGGGAAAGCCGGTCGAAGATGCCGTAACGACAATATATATCCCAAACGCAGGGACATACCATATATACGTACGCACATTCAACTGGACTTCGCCCTGGTCAACTGCACCGGGAGCCGGCCGATTTTTGTTGCGTGTCGGCTCCCGATCTGCCGGAAATGTAGTGGGAGCCACAGGCGACCGCTGGATGTGGCAAAAAGCAGGTGAAATGTATCTTCCCCAAGGAGAGACCGAATTGCGACTGCATGACTTGACGGGTTTTAATGGTCGATGTGATGCCATTTTTCTCACCACAGGATCAAAGGATATCCCTCCCAGCGACCCAGACATGCTCGATAAATTACGACGCAAATTACTGAATCTGCCATCCCGACCTGCGGATAAAGGCTCGTACGATCTGGTTGTGGTGGGTGCAGGTATAGCGGGAATGAGCGCTGCCATAAGTGCCGCCCGCTTAGGCTGCCGCGTGGCACTTATCCATGACCGCCCAATACCGGGAGGCAACAACAGTTCCGAAGTGCGAGTACATTTAGGCGGCCGCATAGAACAACAGCCATACCCCGCCTTGGGTGGCTTACAAAAAGAGTTCGGTCCTTCGCGGGCAGGCAACGCCAAACCTTTCGAATATTACGAAGACCACAAAAAGGAACAGGCATTGCGGGCAGAGAAAAATATCACCTATTTTCCCTGTTTCCGAGCCTTCAAGGTGATCAAAAAAGGGACGCACATCAAAAGCGTCGTGGCCAGGCATATTGAAAACAGCCGCGAAATAGTCGTAAGCGCCCCGTTGTTTGCCGATTGTACCGGCGACGGTACGATCGGTTTTCTGGCAGGAGCCCGCTGGGCAATGGGACGCGAATCAAAAGCGCAGTACGGCGAACCTACTGCACCCGAAGAGGCCGACAGCATAACGATGGGGACATCGGTGCAATGGTACTCGAAACTGGAAAATTCCAAGACATCATTCCCCGAGTTCAATTACGGTTTAGAAATTAACGAATCTAATTGCGAAAACGTAACCATGGGCGAATGGACGTGGGAAACAGGCATGAACTATAATCAAATATCTCAATTCGAACGCATTCGCGACTATGGACTTTTGGTGATATATTCGAACTGGAGTTTTCTCAAAAACCGGTTCTCGTCACGCGAAAACTATGCGAAACGCTCGTTGGAATGGGTGGCTTATATCGGCGGGAAACGAGAATCGAGACGTCTGATAGGCGACATCGTATTGACACAGAATGACATTATCGATTACAAAATATATCCTGATGCCACGGGAAGTACCACATGGAGTATCGATCTGCATTATCCCAATGAAAAAAATCTGGCAAATTTTCCCCAGGGAGCTTTCAAATCGGTCGCTAAACACATCCGTATCCATCCCTATCCGATCCCTTATCGTTGCCTCTACTCATGCAATGTGGACAATCTATTCATGGCGGGACGCAATATCAGCGTAACGCATGTCGCTCTCGGTACTGTGAGGGTTATGAGAACAGGAGGTATTTTAGGCGAAGTGGTGGGCATGGCCGCAACGGTGTGCCGCCGCCATAACATCAACCCAAGGGAGTTGTTCCCTTCACATTTCCCAGAGTTGACAGAGTTGATGAAAGCAGGCGTCGCCAAACCTGATTTACCCAACAATCAGACATACAATCCAGGTCGTTGGCTCGGCCCCAAAAAATAA
- a CDS encoding SusC/RagA family TonB-linked outer membrane protein: protein MTFLFVSMVLGFTLAAGPASAQAQRRTVKGEVVDKDGNPLPAVLVDLKESLISTLTDREGRFEVQFQGKYNTLIFSLDGYNEQSVVFGKENYLKVILTQNDKAKDRDIYLMYGKQKQSKITSAVSTVWGEEIEDIPVMFQNAALTGRLPGVLTIQESGAPGQDNAGLYLRGRRSWQNRNPLVFIDGHRRDFSLVDPHEIEQISAFKDAGALAILGLRGGNGALMMTTKRGIEGRPVLSWNSQVNIQYPTRLPDFLDSWHYATLYNEAMLNDDPSAEPRYKEEDLNKYLTGESPYTHPNVDWLDESLKKASVSQRHNLSIRGGSSAARYFVNLSFMNNDGLYKTDKDVNTYNTNAGFKMYSIRSNVDVNLTKTTLLALSLYGRQRVQNNPGATTTTNALFNTLYSIPSNIFPLNYGSDKVAGTNEFRNNPYGILNHSGYSKYIHSTMESSIEMRENMDYFVKGLSVHGALAFDLRFDNTINRSKTYPVYQYKGVDEFDNPIFDVWGEEKPQNNSNSFGSRKIRIFDVEVGVDYNRVFGKHDVAATLMYNNNQESDDTEKLTNFHQGVFGRATYVFGSRYIAEFSFAYQGSEQLPPDNRYGFFPAGSVGWVLSEEPFIKRNIGNVLSFMKLRASYGLSGNDDGIPYYYYLPSFKLNSSNRYNFGVTGTNVAGWVEDGLYNEHVTWEESKKLNLGADIRLFKDRLSLGFDYFDEQTSQILTERMSVSSLLGMGAGTGPLGNVGKTKNRGYEAQIAYTDHYKDFWWTVGGNIAYARNEILFNDEQAYAYNYRKTVGHSINDIFGYVANGLYFDEQDMLNSPSTSFGTAFPGDIKYRDLNGDGIVDNQDQKRLGHSNLAETNYAFFVGLNWKGFDFNMLFTGVANRNYYMKNTSAAVIAFYNVAGTGGKYDGNVQQYHWDHRYNPSDPSTWKTATYPRLSLAGRDHNTQQSSFWLENGNFLRLKNLEVGYTLPRRITQKWYISKARIFYSGYNLATWDNMRMLDPESGPNANNYPVQVVHSIGINIQF from the coding sequence ATGACCTTCCTCTTTGTCTCGATGGTGCTGGGATTCACCCTCGCGGCCGGACCGGCTTCGGCCCAGGCTCAGCGGCGCACCGTGAAGGGAGAGGTGGTCGACAAGGACGGCAATCCTCTGCCGGCGGTGCTGGTGGACCTGAAAGAGAGTCTGATTTCCACGCTCACCGACCGCGAAGGCCGGTTCGAAGTCCAGTTCCAGGGAAAGTACAACACACTGATCTTTTCGCTGGACGGATATAACGAGCAGAGCGTGGTGTTCGGCAAGGAAAACTATCTGAAGGTGATCCTGACTCAAAACGACAAGGCCAAAGACCGGGACATCTATCTGATGTACGGTAAACAGAAACAGTCCAAGATCACTTCGGCGGTCTCCACCGTATGGGGCGAGGAGATCGAGGATATCCCCGTCATGTTCCAGAATGCGGCATTGACGGGGCGGCTGCCGGGCGTGCTGACCATCCAGGAGAGCGGAGCCCCGGGACAGGACAACGCCGGCCTCTACCTGCGCGGACGCCGTTCGTGGCAGAACCGCAACCCGCTGGTGTTCATCGACGGACACCGTCGTGACTTTTCGCTGGTCGACCCCCACGAGATCGAGCAGATTTCGGCTTTCAAGGATGCCGGTGCGCTGGCGATCCTCGGTCTGCGGGGCGGCAACGGAGCCTTGATGATGACCACCAAACGGGGTATCGAAGGGCGTCCCGTACTGAGCTGGAATTCGCAGGTGAATATCCAGTATCCCACCCGGCTGCCCGACTTCCTCGATTCGTGGCATTACGCCACGCTTTACAACGAAGCCATGCTCAACGATGATCCGTCGGCTGAGCCCCGTTACAAGGAGGAGGACCTGAACAAATATCTCACGGGAGAAAGTCCCTACACGCACCCGAACGTGGACTGGCTGGACGAGAGTCTGAAAAAGGCCTCCGTGTCCCAGCGGCACAACCTGAGCATCCGCGGAGGCAGTTCGGCCGCCCGCTATTTCGTCAACCTTTCGTTCATGAACAACGACGGTCTCTACAAAACGGATAAGGACGTCAATACCTATAATACCAACGCGGGCTTCAAGATGTACTCGATCCGTTCGAACGTGGACGTGAACCTGACCAAGACCACGCTGCTGGCCCTGAGCCTTTACGGGCGCCAGCGTGTGCAGAACAACCCGGGCGCGACGACCACGACCAATGCCCTGTTCAATACGCTCTATTCGATTCCCTCGAATATCTTCCCGCTCAACTACGGATCGGACAAGGTGGCCGGTACCAACGAGTTCCGCAACAATCCCTACGGTATCCTGAACCACAGCGGATATTCCAAGTATATCCACAGCACGATGGAGTCCTCGATCGAGATGCGCGAAAACATGGACTACTTCGTCAAGGGGTTGAGCGTCCACGGTGCGTTGGCTTTCGACCTGCGTTTCGACAATACGATCAACCGCAGCAAGACCTATCCGGTTTACCAGTATAAAGGGGTGGACGAGTTCGATAACCCGATTTTCGACGTCTGGGGCGAGGAGAAACCCCAGAACAACTCCAACTCGTTCGGCAGCCGCAAGATACGTATCTTCGACGTGGAGGTCGGTGTCGACTACAACCGTGTATTCGGCAAGCACGACGTGGCGGCCACGCTGATGTACAACAACAACCAGGAGTCGGACGATACGGAAAAGCTGACCAATTTCCACCAGGGAGTTTTCGGCCGTGCGACCTACGTGTTCGGCTCGCGGTATATCGCCGAATTCTCGTTCGCCTACCAGGGCTCCGAACAGCTCCCGCCCGACAATCGCTACGGGTTTTTCCCGGCCGGTTCGGTGGGGTGGGTCCTCTCCGAGGAGCCGTTCATCAAGCGTAATATCGGCAACGTGCTCAGTTTCATGAAGCTTCGTGCTTCGTACGGACTTTCGGGCAACGACGACGGTATTCCCTACTATTATTACCTGCCATCCTTCAAGCTGAACAGTTCGAACCGCTACAATTTCGGCGTGACGGGAACCAACGTGGCCGGATGGGTCGAAGACGGTCTTTACAACGAGCATGTCACCTGGGAAGAGTCCAAAAAGCTGAACCTGGGGGCGGATATCCGCCTGTTCAAGGACCGGCTGAGCCTCGGGTTCGACTATTTCGACGAGCAGACTTCGCAGATTCTGACCGAGCGCATGTCGGTCTCTTCCCTGCTGGGTATGGGTGCGGGGACGGGACCGCTCGGCAACGTCGGCAAGACCAAGAACCGGGGTTACGAGGCCCAGATTGCTTATACCGATCACTACAAGGATTTCTGGTGGACGGTCGGCGGTAATATCGCCTATGCCCGTAACGAAATCCTTTTCAACGACGAGCAGGCCTATGCCTACAATTACCGAAAGACCGTGGGGCACTCCATCAACGATATTTTCGGATATGTTGCCAACGGGCTCTATTTCGACGAACAGGACATGCTCAACAGTCCCTCCACTTCGTTCGGTACGGCTTTCCCGGGCGACATCAAGTACCGCGACCTGAACGGCGACGGCATCGTCGACAACCAGGACCAGAAGCGGTTGGGGCACAGTAATCTGGCCGAGACCAACTACGCCTTTTTCGTGGGACTCAACTGGAAGGGTTTCGATTTCAATATGCTCTTCACGGGTGTGGCCAACCGGAACTATTACATGAAGAATACCAGTGCCGCCGTCATTGCCTTCTACAATGTGGCGGGAACGGGCGGCAAGTACGACGGAAACGTGCAGCAGTACCACTGGGACCACCGTTACAACCCGTCCGATCCTTCTACCTGGAAGACGGCCACCTATCCGCGCCTTTCGCTGGCCGGCCGGGACCACAATACCCAGCAGTCGAGTTTCTGGCTGGAGAACGGCAATTTCCTGCGGCTGAAGAATCTGGAAGTGGGGTACACCCTGCCGCGCAGGATCACGCAGAAATGGTACATTTCCAAGGCCCGTATCTTCTACAGCGGCTACAACCTGGCCACGTGGGACAACATGCGGATGCTCGATCCCGAAAGCGGACCCAATGCCAACAATTATCCCGTTCAGGTGGTGCATAGTATCGGTATCAACATTCAGTTTTAA